One window from the genome of Mycolicibacterium gadium encodes:
- a CDS encoding SDR family oxidoreductase, whose translation MGFYGDQFKEKVAIVTGAGGGIGQAYAEALAREGAAVVVADINVEGAQKVADGIKGEGGNALAVRVDVSDPDSAKEMAAQTLAEFEGIDYLVNNAAIFGGMKLDFLITVDWDYYKKFMSVNLDGALVCTRAVYRKMAKRGGGAIVNQSSTAAWLYSNFYGLAKVGINGLTQQLATELGGQNIRVNAIAPGPIDTEANRTTTPQEMVAEIVKNIPLSRMGEPEDLVGMCLFLLSDQAKWITGQIFNVDGGQIIR comes from the coding sequence GTGGGATTCTACGGAGATCAGTTCAAGGAGAAGGTCGCGATCGTCACCGGTGCCGGCGGCGGTATCGGCCAGGCGTACGCCGAGGCGCTGGCCCGTGAGGGTGCGGCCGTGGTGGTCGCCGACATCAACGTCGAGGGTGCACAGAAGGTCGCGGACGGCATCAAGGGTGAGGGCGGCAACGCGCTCGCCGTCCGGGTCGATGTCTCGGATCCGGACTCCGCCAAGGAAATGGCCGCGCAGACACTCGCCGAGTTCGAGGGCATCGACTACTTGGTCAACAATGCGGCGATCTTCGGCGGGATGAAGCTCGACTTCCTCATCACCGTCGACTGGGACTACTACAAGAAGTTCATGAGCGTGAATCTCGACGGTGCGCTGGTGTGCACCCGCGCGGTGTACCGCAAGATGGCCAAACGCGGCGGGGGCGCGATCGTCAACCAATCCTCCACCGCGGCATGGCTTTACTCCAACTTCTACGGCCTGGCCAAGGTCGGCATCAACGGCCTCACACAGCAGCTCGCGACCGAACTCGGTGGACAGAACATCCGCGTCAACGCCATCGCTCCCGGCCCCATCGACACCGAGGCCAATCGCACCACCACGCCGCAGGAGATGGTCGCCGAGATCGTCAAGAACATCCCGCTGTCGCGAATGGGCGAGCCCGAGGATCTCGTCGGCATGTGCCTGTTCCTGCTGTCTGATCAGGCCAAGTGGATCACCGGCCAGATCTTCAACGTCGACGGCGGACAGATCATTCGATGA